A window of the Cicer arietinum cultivar CDC Frontier isolate Library 1 chromosome 6, Cicar.CDCFrontier_v2.0, whole genome shotgun sequence genome harbors these coding sequences:
- the LOC101496133 gene encoding BTB/POZ domain-containing protein At5g48800 encodes MDRTTDKHQQQQQLSLAKNGRQRYNEWIFRDVPSDITIEVNGVTFSLHKFPLVSRSGRIRRLVAEHRDSDISRVELLNLPGGAECFELAAKFCYGINFEITSTNVAQLCCVSDYLEMTEDFSKDNLSSRAEEYLDCIVCKNLEMCVEVLQQCESLIPLADEMRIVTRCIDAIASKACAEQIASSFSRLEYSSSGRLHMSRQAKCDGDWWIEDLSGLRIDIYQRVITAMKCRGVRPESIGASLVNYAEKELTKKSSLWNQSSQNKVDSNSTLHEKLVVETIVSLLPVEKLAIPINFLFGLLRSAVMLDCTIASRLDLERRIGSQLDQSTLDDILIPSFKHGGDTLFDVDTVHRLLVNFCQQDDSDDDLEDGSLFESDSPRSPSQTSLVKVSKLVDNYLAEIAPDVNLKLSKFLVIAETLPEHARTVHDGLYRAIDIYLKAHQSLSDLDKKKLCKLIDFQKLSQEAGAHAAQNERLPLQSIVQVLYFEQLKLRNNLSSTNVDDDQKPIHQSWRISSGALSAAMSPRDNYASLRRENRELKLELARLRMRLNDLEREHVCMKRDMAKSGSRKFMSSFSKKISKLSLFAGHSSSKGSSSPSRNSHRTDSKVIERTCASTE; translated from the exons ATGGACCGTACTACTGACAAACATCAGCAACAACAGCAGTTGTCTTTGGCAAAGAATGGCAGACAAAGATACAATGAATG GATTTTTCGCGATGTACCAAGTGATATAACTATAGAAGTGAATGGAGTAACATTTTCATTACACAAG TTTCCTCTCGTTTCTCGAAGTGGACGAATCCGGAGGTTAGTTGCAGAACACAGAGATTCTGATATCTCAAGAGTTGAGCTTCTTAATCTACCGGGAGGTGCTGAATGTTTTGAGTTGGCTGCCAAATTCTGTTACGGCATAAACTTTGAAATTACATCCACAAATGTTGCACAGCTATGTTGTGTTTCCGATTACCTTGAAATGACCGAAGATTTCTCAAAAGACAACTTAAGTTCGCGGGCCGAGGAATATCTTGATTGCATTGTCTGCAAAAATCTTGAAATGTGTGTTGAAGTCTTGCAACAATGCGAAAGCCTGATTCCTCTAGCTGATGAGATGAGAATAGTTACTCGTTGCATCGATGCAATAGCTTCGAAAGCTTGTGCTGAGCAAATAGCTTCGAGTTTTTCAAGATTAGAGTATAGCAGCTCAGGTAGGTTGCATATGAGCAGGCAGGCCAAATGTGATGGTGATTGGTGGATAGAAGATCTGTCTGGTCTAAGAATTGACATTTATCAACGAGTCATAACAGCGATGAAATGTCGTGGTGTTCGGCCAGAAAGTATTGGTGCTTCCCTTGTGAATTATGCAGAGAAAGAGTTGACAAAGAAATCAAGCTTGTGGAATCAGTCTAGCCAAAATAAAGTTGATTCAAATTCAACTTTGCACGAAAAGCTTGTGGTTGAGACTATTGTCAGCCTTTTGCCTGTTGAGAAGCTCGCTATACCGATCAATTTCCTTTTCGGGCTGCTGCGAAGTGCGGTCATGCTCGATTGCACAATTGCATCTAGACTTGATTTGGAAAGAAGGATTGGATCACAGTTGGATCAGTCCACACTAGATGATATTTTGATTCCATCTTTCAAGCATGGAGGTGATACCTTATTTGATGTTGACACAGTTCATAGACTTTTAGTAAATTTCTGTCAGCAGGATGATAGTGATGATGATCTTGAAGACGGTTCTCTTTTCGAATCCGATAGTCCTCGTTCACCCTCACAAACTTCGTTAGTAAAGGTGTCGAAGTTAGTGGACAATTACCTTGCTGAAATTGCCCCTGATGTGAACTTGAAGCTTTCTAAGTTTTTGGTCATTGCAGAAACATTGCCGGAACATGCACGAACCGTTCATGACGGCTTATATCGAGCTATCGATATTTACTTAAAA GCACATCAAAGTTTGTCAGATTTGGACAAGAAGAAACTATGCAAGTTAATTGATTTTCAAAAGCTTTCTCAAGAAGCCGGAGCGCACGCCGCGCAAAACGAGCGCCTTCCTCTACAATCAATAGTGCAAGTTCTATATTTTGAACAACTAAAGCTAAGAAATAATTTGTCCTCCACCAATGTTGATGATGACCAAAAGCCAATCCACCAATCATGGCGCATAAGTAGTGGTGCACTAAGCGCAGCAATGTCTCCACGCGACAACTACGCATCATTGAGGCGTGAAAACCGCGAGCTAAAACTCGAGTTGGCTCGACTTAGAATGAGACTAAATGATCTAGAGAGGGAGCATGTTTGCATGAAGAGGGATATGGCGAAGTCCGGATCGCGTAAATTTATGAGTtctttttcgaaaaaaattaGTAAGCTTAGTCTCTTTGCAGGACATAGTTCATCCAAAGGATCAAGTTCTCCATCTAGGAATTCTCATAGAACAGATTCAAAGGTTATTGAGAGAACTTGTGCTAGCACAGAAtag